Proteins encoded by one window of Massilia sp. NR 4-1:
- a CDS encoding ArsC family reductase has translation MITLYGIPNCDTVKKARVWLADQQQDFVFHDFKKQGLASGTVHAWLQHLDWEVLVNKKGTTWRGLPDERKAAVTDAASAAALMLEFPSVIKRPVLQNAETCHVGFSDAQYRQIFKL, from the coding sequence ATGATCACTCTTTACGGAATACCCAATTGCGACACGGTGAAAAAAGCCCGTGTCTGGCTGGCCGACCAGCAGCAGGACTTCGTTTTCCATGACTTCAAAAAGCAGGGTCTGGCGTCCGGCACCGTCCACGCCTGGCTGCAGCATCTGGACTGGGAAGTCCTCGTCAATAAGAAAGGCACGACCTGGCGCGGCCTGCCGGACGAGCGCAAGGCCGCCGTCACCGACGCCGCCAGCGCCGCCGCCTTGATGCTGGAATTCCCCTCCGTGATCAAACGTCCCGTCCTGCAGAACGCAGAGACTTGCCACGTCGGCTTTTCCGATGCCCAGTACCGCCAGATCTTCAAACTGTAA
- a CDS encoding bifunctional 2-polyprenyl-6-hydroxyphenol methylase/3-demethylubiquinol 3-O-methyltransferase UbiG, whose protein sequence is MKCIVCAGNTEVGYSPWHRTCPVCRYESADLKPVINQSRAHGHVDERDREIALKGLRAENFRIIVDRISRLAPPSAARLLDVGSAHGWFLEQAGHRFEVLGIEPDRVVGGRAAARGLPVRLGYFPDVLERDERFDVIVFNDVIEHIPDIGSALDACHARLNPRGLLVLNLPSSRGVFYRLSKLFARFRLHGPFERMWQKDLPSPHVHYFNEANLRTLVGRHGFEEKQGFELASLKAGGLLERLRFTGGAHPALLYAQYIVLRCVIPFLNLLPSDIVVGIYRRKD, encoded by the coding sequence ATGAAGTGTATTGTTTGTGCTGGTAACACTGAAGTTGGCTATTCGCCTTGGCACCGAACCTGCCCGGTCTGCCGGTATGAAAGCGCGGACCTCAAGCCCGTCATCAATCAAAGCCGGGCCCACGGCCATGTCGATGAGCGCGACCGCGAGATCGCGCTCAAAGGCCTGAGGGCCGAGAATTTCCGGATCATCGTCGACCGTATCAGCCGCCTGGCGCCGCCTTCGGCCGCGCGCCTGCTGGACGTGGGCAGCGCCCACGGCTGGTTCCTGGAGCAGGCCGGCCACCGCTTCGAAGTGCTGGGCATCGAACCGGACCGGGTGGTGGGCGGGCGCGCCGCCGCGCGCGGCCTGCCGGTGCGCCTGGGCTACTTCCCTGACGTGCTGGAAAGGGACGAGCGCTTCGACGTGATCGTCTTCAACGATGTGATCGAACATATCCCCGACATCGGCAGTGCGCTCGATGCCTGCCATGCCAGGCTGAATCCGCGAGGTTTACTGGTGCTGAATCTGCCGAGCAGCCGCGGTGTTTTCTACCGCCTGTCCAAGCTGTTCGCCCGTTTCAGGCTGCACGGGCCTTTCGAACGCATGTGGCAAAAGGACTTGCCTTCGCCGCATGTCCATTACTTCAACGAGGCCAATCTGCGCACCCTGGTCGGCCGCCACGGTTTCGAGGAAAAGCAGGGCTTCGAACTGGCTTCGCTCAAGGCCGGCGGCCTGCTCGAAAGGCTGCGTTTCACCGGCGGCGCCCATCCCGCGCTGCTGTATGCGCAGTACATCGTGCTGCGCTGCGTGATTCCCTTCCTGAACCTGCTGCCCAGCGATATCGTGGTGGGCATCTACCGCAGGAAGGATTGA
- a CDS encoding PilT/PilU family type 4a pilus ATPase → MAMDRLFQLMKEKNASDMFFAVNSPVHIKINGNLIPINQQKLEPDNIHALLAEICSPEQMDELARENELNMGVSVPNLGRFRLSAFRQRGSISAVFRFVPANIPVLGELGLPPVLAELIMEKRGLLLLVGSTGSGKSTTIAAMLDHRNELRSGHILTLEDPIEYLFKNRKSIVNQREIGSDAKDFHTALRNSMRQAPDCILIGEIRDKETMAAALAYAQSGHLVLATLHANNSYNALNRIISFYPIENRAALLQDLSSTVKAIVSQRLLRSAQGGTRTPAVEVMVNTRYISDLIEKGEIGQIKEALEKSLSPGSQSFEQALYALVQEGAITQEEALANADSATNLLWLLNNGPDAKPANEPEHKAPAAETSFTEFTLDS, encoded by the coding sequence ATGGCGATGGATCGCTTGTTCCAGCTGATGAAGGAGAAGAACGCGTCGGACATGTTCTTCGCGGTGAATTCACCGGTCCATATCAAAATCAACGGCAATCTGATTCCGATCAACCAGCAGAAGCTGGAGCCGGACAATATCCACGCCCTGCTCGCCGAAATCTGCTCGCCCGAACAGATGGACGAACTGGCGCGCGAGAACGAGCTGAATATGGGCGTCTCGGTGCCGAACCTGGGCCGCTTCCGCCTCTCCGCCTTCCGCCAGCGCGGCAGCATTTCCGCCGTGTTCCGCTTTGTGCCCGCGAATATTCCCGTGCTGGGAGAACTTGGCCTGCCGCCCGTGCTGGCTGAACTCATCATGGAAAAGCGCGGCCTGCTGCTGCTGGTCGGCTCCACCGGCTCCGGCAAATCGACCACCATCGCCGCCATGCTCGATCACCGCAACGAGCTGCGCTCCGGCCATATCCTGACGCTGGAAGACCCGATCGAGTATCTGTTCAAGAACCGCAAGTCCATCGTCAACCAGCGCGAGATCGGCAGCGACGCCAAGGACTTCCACACCGCCCTGCGCAACTCCATGCGCCAGGCGCCGGACTGCATCCTGATCGGCGAAATCCGCGACAAGGAAACCATGGCCGCCGCCCTGGCCTATGCCCAGTCGGGCCACCTAGTGCTGGCGACGCTGCATGCGAATAACAGCTACAACGCGCTGAACCGCATCATCAGCTTCTATCCCATCGAAAACCGCGCGGCGCTGCTGCAGGACCTGTCGTCCACGGTGAAAGCCATCGTCTCGCAGCGCCTGCTGCGCTCCGCCCAGGGCGGCACGCGCACGCCGGCCGTGGAAGTGATGGTGAACACCCGCTATATCTCCGACCTGATCGAAAAGGGTGAGATCGGCCAGATCAAGGAAGCGCTGGAAAAAAGCCTCTCGCCCGGTTCGCAATCGTTCGAGCAGGCGCTGTACGCCCTGGTGCAGGAAGGCGCTATCACCCAGGAAGAAGCCCTGGCCAACGCCGATTCGGCCACCAACCTGCTTTGGCTGCTGAACAACGGGCCGGATGCCAAGCCCGCCAATGAACCGGAACACAAGGCGCCGGCCGCCGAAACCTCGTTCACCGAGTTCACGCTCGATAGCTGA
- the dapD gene encoding 2,3,4,5-tetrahydropyridine-2,6-dicarboxylate N-succinyltransferase, with protein MSQQLQQIIEQAWDNRAEINPSNGSAELRDAVNHVLAGLDNGSLRVAQKDSGAWVVNQWVKKAVLLSFRLENNVVLPSDGTMQFYDKVPTKFADYSAEDFAKGGFRVVPPAVARRGSFIGKNVVLMPSYVNIGAYVDEGAMVDTWATVGSCAQIGKNVHLSGGVGIGGVLEPMQANPTIIEDNCFIGARSEIVEGVIVEENSVISMGVYIGQSTKIYDRATGEITYGRVPSGSVVVSGSLPSEDGKYSLYCAVIVKRVDAQTRAKTGINELLRGV; from the coding sequence ATGAGCCAACAACTTCAGCAAATCATCGAACAGGCCTGGGACAACCGCGCCGAAATCAACCCATCCAACGGCAGCGCCGAACTGCGCGACGCCGTCAACCACGTGCTGGCCGGCCTGGACAACGGCAGCCTGCGCGTGGCGCAGAAAGACAGCGGCGCCTGGGTGGTGAACCAGTGGGTCAAAAAGGCCGTGCTGCTGTCCTTCCGTCTGGAGAACAATGTGGTGCTGCCATCGGACGGCACCATGCAGTTCTACGACAAGGTGCCGACCAAGTTCGCCGACTACAGCGCCGAAGATTTCGCCAAGGGCGGCTTCCGCGTGGTGCCTCCGGCCGTTGCACGCCGCGGCTCCTTCATCGGCAAGAACGTGGTGCTGATGCCTTCCTACGTCAACATCGGCGCCTACGTCGATGAAGGCGCGATGGTCGACACCTGGGCCACCGTCGGTTCCTGCGCCCAGATCGGCAAGAACGTCCACCTGTCCGGCGGCGTCGGCATCGGCGGCGTGCTGGAGCCGATGCAGGCCAATCCGACCATCATCGAAGACAACTGCTTCATCGGCGCCCGTTCCGAGATCGTGGAAGGCGTGATCGTGGAAGAGAACTCGGTGATCTCGATGGGCGTGTACATCGGCCAGTCGACCAAGATCTACGACCGCGCCACCGGCGAAATCACCTATGGCCGCGTGCCTTCCGGTTCCGTCGTGGTGTCCGGTTCCCTGCCTTCGGAAGACGGCAAGTACAGCCTGTACTGCGCCGTGATCGTCAAGCGCGTGGATGCGCAGACCCGCGCCAAAACCGGCATCAACGAACTGCTGCGCGGCGTTTAA
- the dapC gene encoding succinyldiaminopimelate transaminase, translated as MNPHLDQLQTYPFEKLRQLFAGVTPNAAYSPISLGMGEPKHPTPPFIQQALAENLAGLANYPTTLGTEALRGAIAGWLERRYGIPPLNPATQVLPVNGSREALFSLAQAVIDPAAKSVVVSPNPFYQIYEGAAYLAGAEPYFVNSDPARNFACDYDSVPASVWERVQLLYLCSPGNPAGAVLTLTDWENLFALSERHGFIIASDECYSEIYHGDEPPLGALQAAHILGLATVERPYARLVVFSSLSKRSNVPGMRSGFVAGDAEVLKKFLLYRTYHGSAMSLPVQAASIAAWNDETHVESNREQYRAKFAAVTPLIQQVLDVALPDAGFYLWADVSRTGLSDMEFARRLYAEYNVTVLPGSFLARAAHGVNPGQNRIRMALVAETGEGLEAAQRIVQFCNTLTK; from the coding sequence GTGAATCCACATCTCGACCAGCTGCAAACCTATCCGTTCGAAAAACTGCGCCAGCTGTTTGCCGGCGTCACGCCGAATGCGGCATATAGCCCGATCAGCCTGGGCATGGGCGAGCCGAAACACCCTACCCCGCCCTTCATCCAGCAGGCGCTGGCCGAGAACCTTGCCGGTCTGGCAAATTATCCGACCACGCTGGGCACGGAAGCGCTGCGCGGCGCCATCGCCGGCTGGCTGGAACGCCGCTACGGCATTCCGCCGCTGAATCCCGCCACCCAGGTGCTGCCGGTGAATGGTTCGCGCGAGGCGCTGTTCTCGCTGGCGCAGGCGGTGATCGATCCGGCCGCAAAATCGGTGGTGGTCAGTCCCAACCCCTTCTACCAGATTTACGAGGGCGCGGCCTATCTGGCGGGCGCCGAGCCGTATTTCGTCAACTCCGACCCGGCGCGCAACTTCGCCTGCGATTACGACAGCGTGCCGGCCTCGGTATGGGAACGCGTGCAGTTGCTGTATCTGTGCTCGCCCGGCAATCCGGCCGGCGCCGTGCTGACCCTGACCGACTGGGAGAACCTGTTCGCCCTGTCCGAGCGCCATGGCTTCATCATCGCCTCCGACGAGTGCTATTCCGAGATCTACCACGGCGACGAGCCGCCGCTGGGCGCCCTGCAGGCGGCCCACATCCTCGGTCTGGCCACGGTGGAGCGTCCGTATGCGCGCCTGGTGGTGTTTTCCAGCCTGTCCAAGCGCTCGAACGTGCCGGGCATGCGCTCCGGCTTCGTGGCGGGCGACGCTGAAGTACTGAAAAAATTCCTGTTGTACCGCACCTACCACGGCAGCGCCATGAGCCTGCCGGTGCAGGCTGCGTCGATCGCGGCCTGGAACGACGAAACCCACGTCGAATCCAACCGCGAGCAATACCGCGCCAAGTTCGCCGCCGTCACCCCGCTGATCCAGCAGGTGCTGGATGTGGCGCTGCCCGACGCGGGCTTCTATCTGTGGGCCGATGTCAGCCGCACCGGCCTGTCGGACATGGAGTTCGCACGCCGCCTGTACGCCGAATATAATGTCACTGTCCTGCCGGGCAGCTTCCTGGCGCGCGCAGCGCACGGCGTCAATCCCGGCCAGAACCGCATCCGCATGGCCCTGGTGGCCGAAACCGGAGAAGGCCTGGAAGCAGCACAGCGCATTGTCCAATTCTGTAACACCCTGACCAAGTAA